The stretch of DNA GGACATGTATGTAATTTCCTGTAACAACAaaattcaataaattattgaaagAATAGCTGTGCTTACCTCTGAGACATAATTATGACCAAGATTCTTCTGGCTTACAGCACACGCCACTCTAAAATCGTTGCTTTCACTTGCACCATAGTGTCGAATTTTTGGTGCTTTGCTACCAATTGTATTGTTCAGGGCCTCATTACCCTGGCTGGAACCGAGTGGAGCAAGTTTTTCTGCATTCTTTATGTACATGTCAATGACATTCGTCAGCTCTTCTTCCATCTTATCCCCTTTAAGATCGTTTCCATGAGCTAATGAAGCATGACAGTAGCTTGAAGGGTCTTTTAGAAACCCACACCAGGTGGCACTACAGTACTTGTGCTTGCCAAACGCATGTGGTATAATGGCTCTCAAACTTTGCTTCAGACCCTGGGCATCATTTCTGTTTTGTACCAGAGCATATCCAAAGCATTTTGCAAAATACTCTACCACTTTTGTGCTAAGTTGACCTTTGAACTCGGATTGTAGAGTATACAAGTGAAGACCCATTTGAAACAAAATGGCACTTGAGGTGGGGGTTGCATGTACTCGAAAGCATAGTCATTATTTGGAACTGTTGTATAGAACATTCTAGTCAAATACAGTGTAACTGGTGATGAATTATCTTTATGTAACCCCCTCTTTAACCAGTTCTAAAAATGTCATGTTAAATAATAGATAAAACTTCaaagaatattgatatttcaatTTTAGCTAGCGTGTAATTAGAATTGTATATTTTAGTTTTGTCCTGTTGCTAAGGTTTTTGTTTACGTTGACTAACCTCACCATGGGTCATTTGaaattgtccaaaatgaaaatgactATTGCCTGACAAATACCTGCATGCTTAGGGAGAGGGGAATGGTAAACCTTGAAATGGACTGAGACATTGCTAGTGTCATTATAAAGTTTCAATACAATTTTAGTACATTGCACATTTAATAATTACCAAATTTCTGAGTAGAAATGCTACTTTTATCTCAAGAATTGAGATGTGAGCGATAATCGTGAGTAACATACTCTGTGGATTGTGTTTCTTACCCATATCAGGCTCCATGGCCTTAGATGAACCAGACCAGTTGAGTCTACAATCATGGCATCTAACTTTTGCCTGTCCTGTTCTTGAAGCAGCCTCACAAATAGCACACCTTTTATTTCTTGTACTATATCCAATTACTTGTCCAGATTTTATACCAATCATAGTACcagctcctggaagacaaatGATGCAAAGAAGAGAGTTTCTAATCTCAAGTgccttttttaaatatatatattttcactTTAGAGTGCTATAATTTGTAAAAAGTGCTGGCAAAAATTGCTGatttaccgtaaagactcgcagataagccgcaccttttttccaaaaatttgcgatcaaaatcgtaggtgcggcttatctgcgagaccatttgggacaggtgctgtgaatttcggtgtccagtcttccatcgtccGATATTATGCCTGGTTACACAGCTTCGCACAGTGTATGCTACGTGCAAAATTCTATGGcaaaactgccttgaatggagaaatacctgtgaacaaataccagaataatatcaatcatatgtcataagtggtggacatgatgtttattctactaaagagctaaaattacgggtaagactttaaagtatttttcgatccattgttggcgagtttgccttggatgaagacagaacacttcatggtctcgactttggatttctttcaagttttttttcatgaaaaactttttttccaaaatttgagttgctaaactcggggtgcggcttatctgcgagtgcggcttatctgcgagtctttacggtacatgtatattctttttaataataaaacagtAATGTTTAATAAATTCAAAAATtaaaaccctaaaccctaacccaaattaaaaaattataaataaattccaACCTATAATGAATCATTCTAATAACCCGATAAAGAGCCGCTAAAGGACTTCTGCAATAATAGTTGTTCCCTCGGCGGTCCGCATTTTGTTGTGTTGACCTAAAACCATTACATCAATTTTTGGCATTACTTAAATTTGTTCTTTCCATTATATTTCCCTTAGAAAGGATTGATGTTGAATCATTTTCACTTCTATTTATGACAACCATACTACCGTGAGCGACTCTACATTTCGATTGCGATAATTGATTGCTTACAGTATATGTGCTCGCACCTGCAAAACgtataataatcatcatcaatatATCGTTCAAATCTCGTGTCCTTTCTATAGACTATTCCCTGCTTTAATGGAAAATTCGTGAGTTACCAGTAAGACTGTTGTGTCCTTTTCCACGCTTCTGCCAACCGGCGTCATACGATGCTCCAATTCCCACGGTCTCACTTCCGTCACTCCCCTCCGCGCTTATCCATTTGGTCTTTTCTACTTGTAACGCTGTTTCGCAGGATTCCTTTGCAACTTTTTCTATGACTGGACCAATTTCTCTTTCTCTGGCCTTCAGAGTATTCTCAGCAACAGCAGGCAGGTTGATGGATGTTAGTAGCGAGTTCACGTGGCTAGGACCAATTCCCGCATGTAACATTCCTATCAGTGGACAGCAGTTTTGCAGATTACAAGAAACATTCACTCAGTTTAAAACAGGCTACATTTTTCACTGTTACTCACCGGCAGCGAGTTTCGTGTTTATGTCAAACACTGGTCTTCCTCGGGTGCCCGCATTCGCTCGGTGCATTTTGCTCGTGTGGCACACATTTATCTCGCCACAACTTTCTTCCCCACAGGTGATGTATAAAAAGCTTCCCAAACCCGAAATCGTTTCTTGTGTACAGTCCGCTAGACGGAGTGGTTTTCCACATGACTTACAGCCATCATCAAGCTCCTTCGCCTCACGTCTGCCGGTTACCGGATATTCACACTTCGACAAAGAAACGCTTTCGACGATTTTATCACTTTCGCTCAGCTTTCGTTTACTTCCTTTCCACAAATTTCCATCTCTTTGTTTGAACCATGCCTTTCCGAAACGCCCATTTTTCTCGCGTGCTAGCTTTCCCGCGAGGAAAGCCGCCATTATATTTTGTTGCCAATTACGTGTTTGttatgcgcagtacaggatgcgcagtgcaatactgaggaatcaccttaagggcGCTAATCGAACATCAAGAACCAACATTGAAGctaaaaatgttcttaaaacagTAGGTAGAGAAATCCCAAAGCAGTATGCAAAATCCTGCATTGGCATGTTCAAGTTAAGCGACCTTCTTGAAACTTGGACAAAGTTGGAGACTTCCTTAAAACAAATGCTGAGACATTCTGGTACACTGTTTGTAGCACATCATAGGCAGGAAGTCCCATGTATAACCAAACCTTGTCGTTGTCATTAGCGAAATATGTTTCATTGAAGGGCGGTTTCACATCTGAGGTGTGGAATAAATAGTTGAACTCCTCTGTCTGAGTCGCTGTCTCTGTTTCACTCATGGTCTCTGCTTCCATTGCTGAGTTTACATTGAAGGAAATGTCAATAACCCTTTCTCCTGGTTcattgagtttttgtttcttggATTCGATTTCTTCCCAAAGCCGCCTTTCATAGTTCTGCTGCAACATGTTTCAGCTTATGATCTCTTGGTCTTGCTTCGCGGCAGCTTCTAGATCGGTTTGAAGCTTTTTGGAAGAATCACATTTTTCATGACCTAGATTTTGGGTAGAAACCCAATCTGGATTGTATCTATCCCAGAGTTTTGCTGCTTGTCCGGAGATAAAATGTTTGCCACAGATTCGACCGAGCTCCAAAATGGTGTCTGTGAGATCTTGCCTGCTGATTGCAAAAGTCCATTTGTTCTGAAGGTATGCTTGCCATATAAACCCCTTTATCACAGACACTTCGTGTCTGACAAcaaaaccccccccccccaaccatCTTTTCGTAGTCAACTAACTTCATGTTTCGCATaggatgtgcaccaacatggcggccgattGTAAGGTTGTCACGTGACTGAAAATGATCTATAAACTTCTCTTGTTGAcagcggtgtctgacatttgcagactgcagacaaatagcgctgataaacagtatttaagtctaagaacccattttgaaacggttagctttcaataattgaaagcttagaccgttttaaaatgggttcttagccttaaatactgtttatccgcgctatttgaaatgggtgtttagacttaaatactgtttatcagggctatttgtctgcagtctgtgAATGTCAGACACCACGTTGACAGTGCTTCTTGCATTAGTATAAGGTACTGAAAGCAAGTTTGTTTAGATGAATGGAAGGAGGAAGAGAGGCGCCATGTTGACTGCTATTTGCTACGTTGAGCGAGCCGCTAACACCACGGACTCCAGCAGTTTCTGGGCTAAGGTTTGATTCGACATCTCCACTCAGCTTTACCTTAGTGAGATTGAAGGTGGATGTACCATTTGAATAGTAGACAAGCCTTGAGAAAAGGACATGGgcatccaaaatggcggcctctAGGTAACGTTTTGCAACGAAAACAGTGCTAAGCTGAGCTTCCATGGGCTTCAGAAAGATGTAGAAGTAGTTCGACCCAATTGCAATGAGCTTTAATATTAAGTAGCAGGCAGAATCTGGGAAAAATTGAGAACCTCGTGTAGCTAAAAGAGGCACATCTGACCGTCATCACAGATCCCATTCAGGACGAATATCATGATGAGGTGTTGCAAACGTGGCCATAGTTCTTGATGGATAAGACAAACTTTGTGTAAAAACACAACTcagttttatttcaatagatAGATTTCTTTTACAACGTTCACCGTGATGTGGGCCGATGCAATATGGTGCAATCAGCCTCAAACTAGTTTTACGTGCTCATACATGTACTTCCAACAAGTAGATTTACAAGTTGAGTTTGTATCCAACACCCCACTCAAACACAACTTGGGGTTTACTACATTAACCTAACAGTCTATCAAGTTTAACTCTAATTACAGGTTTATTGAATACACCAGAGATATTGTTGGCTGTAGGTACATAAGTTAAGCTGAGAGCTCCATTTTGAATCCCTAATCTTAGATAGTGGTATTTTGCATCTATATGTTTTGTTGTCTTGTGACGTACAGGATTGTTAGCAAAAGCAATCGCTCCCTGGTTATCTACATACAAGCAAACCTTCTTGCAAGGATAACACATTAGATCAGCTAGAAGTTGTCTAAGAAATTTAGCTTCTTGTGTAGCAGTGGCTAAAGCTACATATTCAGCTTCACATGAGGACAATGCTGCAATATTTCATCACATAAGTTGAATGCATAACCACTAATGCTACGTCTGTCATCAGACCTAGTTCAGTCTGAATCACTATATCCCACTAGTTTCAGCTGAGTTCCCTTAACAAACTTTAAGCATCTGTTATGAGTACCCTAGCTTTAAATACCTCATCACTTGCTTAGCGATCCCATAATGCGATATCATTGGCTTTGACAGATGGTGGGATAGATACGTCACAACATAACACAAGTCAGGTCTTGTGCAAGTCATGAGATAAATCAAACTTCCAACGATTTCACGATACAGGTTTTACATTTGTTAGCACCCAGCTCGCATGGAACTGCTTTTGGCTTGCAATCAGACATGTTGAAGCTTTCCAGAATCTTTTCCACAGACTTTCTTTGGTTCATTTCACTACAATCGTTTCCACTTTTGAATTGGATACTTAGGAACCATGATAAAACACCTAGGTCTTTCATTTTGAATCTCATCATAAGAGACTCTTTCGCCTTTTTCAATACATCTGTGTTACTGGCTGCAATAATTATGTTATCGACCCATACAATTGCAATTACTAGGCCAAATGCGGTACTCTTAACAGCTAGGGATTGTACAAACCCTTCTTGTGTTAAATAACCATGTAATAAACAATTCCAATTCCGACCACTCTGTTTCAGGCCATATATGGATTTCTTTAGTTTACGAACAATCTTTTGACCATTGGGGCCTTGTTTCACAACCGTCAGGTTGCTCTATGTATAACTCACAGTCCATGGGAGCATTGAATGAGGCCGTCATAACATCCATCTGACTTACTGCCATACCCATCTGAATTGCTAACTGCATTAGCATACGAACTGAAGTTATAAGAGCAGTTGGTGAAAAAGTTTCATGGTAATCTATACTTGGGGCCTGGGAGTAGCCCTTGGAAACAAATCTTGCCTTGTACTTTTCCTTTCCATTGGGATCTAGTTTTATTGCATATACCCACTTCCCCCTCACTGAGGTTCTACCCTCTGTTAAAGGAGTGAGCTCAAATGTTTCATTGTCCCATAATGCATCTAACTCTTCATTCTTCGCATCTCTCCACTTACTGGACTCTAGGGATGAGATAGCATCTTAGTAGAACTTGGAACATTACTTACTCTGTAACAGAAATTAACTGTGCAATTTGCAGCATCATAAGCTGCATTGTCAAGTTCCTTCCCAGTTACTTAGTCATCAAAATACCTTGGTGTAGCACGATCTCTAGTGGGGTAACGCCTTGTACTTTCCTGGCCATTTTCAGGTTCTGGCAATTCAGATTCTGCTGCTTTAACAAAATCAGTTGGTAAATTCACATTTTCATCACAACTGTCAAACTTCTCAGTGAACTTGACACATTGTTTTGATCAGGGTAATAAACAAGAAATGCAGGGTAGACCTGTCATAACCAACAAAAATACCTTTCTCAGCCCTAGTCTAATTTGGTTTTGTTCTGTACATAAGCATACCACACAGTGCCAAATGTTTGCATGTTAGACAAATTGGGTTTAATACCTGTTCTGGGGTTGTAACATCTGTTGCGTATAGAAGCTGATGTCATGACAACATATGTTCACAACTGCTTGGGTAATTCTGTATCAATTAGCAGGCATCTAGCCATATCAAAAAGTGATCTCCAGGCTCTTTTTGATGGGGTGATTATGGAGCTGGACGTTCATGCTTAATATGGTCTTTCAACAGGAGGGATTAGAATTCTTCACTAATGCATTCACCCCCATTGTCAGATTGCAATCCTTTCTGTGTACCACACAGTGCAGTATCAGtcttatttttgagaaaatataCTCCAAGAGCATGTGAATAGTCATCTACAAATACCATTGCATATTTGTGACCATCCTTTGATTTTGGAGTGATGGGACCGGCTAGGTCACTATGGACTAACTGTACAGGTGAAAATGTATGACGGTCTGGCTCCCTATATTGGGACATTTCCCTTGCACACACACGTGCCACATTCAGGCCCACCCTTTGTGCTAATTTCATCCCCTCAACTGCATTCTCTAATTTGAACACATCATTCATATTACAGTGTCCTAGTATTTTGTGCCATACTTCAGCACTGTAAGCTCTACTACTGGGATTTGTATAATTGAAATAATACAGCTTACCATATTTCTTTATGGAAAATTTTGTACCATTTGGGGCACTCAACTCGGAGGAATTTGGTGTCAAATCTATGGCACCTCCCTTAATGACTGCTGCTTGGGCAGAAAATATGTTCTGCATATAGCTAGGTAAGCATCTTCAAGAATAACGTCATGGGGCACACCCTCTAAATCATGTAGAAGAACTTTTGCTCTGCCCTTGTCAGATACAATACCGCATGCTCTACTACCATCTGCTAACTCTATGTAGTGGTTCTTGGGATTAAAATTGccatcaaaatttaaaaacgtaGATTTGTCATTAAGTATGGTAGCAGTAGCTCCAGTATCAAGTAACAAAGAGTTATCTCTAATGGAATTAAAATTGTCCACAGTCAGTTTGAATGCAAGTGAATAGTCCTTGTTATCATCacccacggtttttgcagtgtcTTTCTTGCGACATACTTCCTtattaaaaccaaaaatattgttttcctgTTCTGGAACCataattaaaattataaaaatttccaaaacgcAGAGCACAATTAAAGACTAAAAAGACTAGACAAGTGGAATATTTCGTTCGGATCTACCGAACTTCGTCAGCCACAATGTAAATTTGAAAGTTAAGAAGGGTCATATAATGGtctcctgggcccggt from Montipora capricornis isolate CH-2021 chromosome 9, ASM3666992v2, whole genome shotgun sequence encodes:
- the LOC138017786 gene encoding uncharacterized protein — its product is MAAFLAGKLAREKNGRFGKAWFKQRDGNLWKGSKRKLSESDKIVESVSLSKCEYPVTGRREAKELDDGCKSCGKPLRLADCTQETISGLGSFLYITCGEESCGEINVCHTSKMHRANAGTRGRPVFDINTKLAAGMLHAGIGPSHVNSLLTSINLPAVAENTLKAREREIGPVIEKVAKESCETALQVEKTKWISAEGSDGSETVGIGASYDAGWQKRGKGHNSLTGAGTMIGIKSGQVIGYSTRNKRCAICEAASRTGQAKVRCHDCRLNWSGSSKAMEPDMELVKEGVT
- the LOC138017785 gene encoding uncharacterized protein, with protein sequence MGLHLYTLQSEFKGQLSTKVVEYFAKCFGYALVQNRNDAQGLKQSLRAIIPHAFGKHKYCSATWCGFLKDPSSYCHASLAHGNDLKGDKMEEELTNVIDMYIKNAEKLAPLGSSQGNEALNNTIGSKAPKIRHYGASESNDFRVACAVSQKNLGHNYVSELIMQRFASLQRYMVLNSLMCTSFHCMESRQQQQL